Genomic window (Melioribacteraceae bacterium):
CAATTGCGGCTGAAAGATTAAATAGATTAGTTGAAAATTTATTAGATATAACAAGACTGGAAAGCGGAAATCTAAAACCTAAAAAAGAATGGCACTCATTAGATGATTTAGTAAACAGCATAGTGGATAAATTTAAGATTTATAATTCCCATAAAACAATAAAGGTAGAAATTCAAAACGAACTTGGATTAATACCGATTGATTACGGTCTTATTGAGCAGGCTTTATTTAACATAATTCACAACTCTCTTGAGTACACAGATGAAAATTGTATAATAAATATTGTTTTAAGAAGAACTAAAGATAAATCAGTAATAACAATAGCTGACAACGGCAGGGGATTTCCAGAAGCAGAGATCCAAAATTTGTTTAAAAAATTCTACCGTATTCCGGGCACCAAAACGGGAGGCACGGGACTTGGGTTATCAATTGCTAAGGGTTTTATCGAAGCTCACGGAGGATCCATTTCCGCAAAAAACAAAAGCACCGGTGGAGCAGAGTTTATAATATTTTTACCAATTAGTTGAGAGTTGAGATGAAAGTTCAAGACACTATTGTAATTATTGATGATGAAGCACAAATAAGAAAAATCCTTTCAATAACTTTAGAGGCAGAAGAGTATAAAGTAATTGAGTCTTCTAAAGGAAGAGATGGCATAATCGCCGTCGCAAATTATCATCCTCAGTTAGTCATACTTGATCTTGGACTTCCCGATCAAGACGGATTAACCGTATTGTCGGAAATTAGAACATGGTCAAGTGTGCCAATTATTGTTTTGTCGGTTCGAAGCAGGGAAGAAGTAATTGTGAAAGCCCTTGATCTTGGAGCAGATGATTATGTAACAAAGCCATTTAATACTTTTGAACTGCTTGCTAGAATTAGGGCAAGTTTACGGAGGGCGCATCAAATCAACAACAGCCATGTAATCAATAACGGAAATCTTAAAATTGATTTATCGCAAAGAATAGTTTATAATAAAAATGAGGAAGTAAAATTGACAAATACAGAATATCTTCTACTTATGCTATTTTTTAAAAATATGGGAAAAGTTTTAACATATAATTTTGTGTTAAAAGAAATATGGGGACCCTCACACACGGAGGATTCTCAATATTTGAGAGTCTTTATTGGGCAAATAAGGAAAAAAATTGAGGAAGATGCCGCGCATCCCAAATACATAATTACCGAATCGGGAGTTGGTTACAGAATGAAGCTGCAAGAAAGTTAATGCAGTAAATTTCAACTTTTTGATAAGGCACATCTTATAAAATCAATCTCATCATTATTCACAGTATGCCCCATTCCATTATATATTCTTTTTTCAACTTTTGCGTTTAGTGAAAGAAAAATTTGTTCTGTCTCATTAATTCGTTGAAGGGGAATGTGGGGGTCTATATCGCTGCAACCTAGGAATATCTCGGTTCCTTGCAAATCGCCATAATAATTTATTAGTTCAGATCGATCACCAATTAATCCACCGCTCAAACCAAAAACTGCCGCAACTTTTTTTGGAAAACGAGCCGCATATTCCAAACTCAAACAAGCCCCTTGGGAAAAACCCAATAAGAAAATTTTATCCGAAGTAAAACCATATTCACTCAATTGATTAGCTATTGAATCAATCACTGATAAACCCGATGATCTTCCCGGTTCATTCATTTTTACAGGAGAAAGAAAACTGTATGGATACCATGAATAATCACTGGCTTGTGGAGCAATGTAGACAATTCCATCAACATTTAATTCATCGACCAACGATAAAATATTTTGGGCAGTAGAGCCACGCCCATGAATCATTATCATTACAGCTTTTGCATGTTCCAGCGTTGTTCCGGAATAAACAAAGGGATGTGCGTTATGCGGTGCAATTATATTTGTAAGATTCATCATTCTATAGTAATAAAAATTGATCTTCGTAATTTTTTATCAATGCTTTTAGTTTTGTGTCCTCGACCAAAAGTATCTTCAACAAGTAAAATATCTCCCGCGCTAAATCTTCTTTTTTCTCCAAGCCCCGTTTCAATTTCAATTTCACCATCAAGCAAAACTATAAATTGTTTTTGCGGAGCCGGATGGAAATCATAATTATAATCGCCGTCTGTTTCTCGAAAGATTAATTCTTTAACGGCAATTTTTTCAGAAAGTCTTCCAATCTCACCTTCATCGAATAAATCATAATCCAGAACCTCAAAATGAGCTTCTCTATCTTCGCCGGTAAATAATCGGGTTACTTTCATTTCCGTACAACTTCTTTTGTAATTAAAGGATAGAGTCGTGATTCAATAATATCTCTTTTGCTTTCGTACCAATTGGGCAATTTTAGTTCTGTACCAAGTGAATGTAAATCTTCATCAATAAGAAAACCGGGTTCATCTGTAGCAATCTCAAATAAAATTCCTCCCGGTTCTCTAAAATAAATTGAACGAAAATAATTTCTATCTCTCTGTTCTGTTGGATACAGCCCAGTCTCAATTATTTTATTTCGCCAGTTGTTTTGAGTCTCATCATTCGCGGTTCGCCATGCAATATGATGAACAGTTCCAGCGCCATTTTGCGGGGGACCAATTTGCAGATTTGTCTTCAAATCAATAAAAGATAAAGAAGACCCGTCTCCGGTTGAGTATCTTTTAATATTATTAATTGATTCAATAAACTTAAAGCCAAGCACATTAGAGAGAAGAGTTTCTGTTTCGGTAGAATCATTTAATAAAAATTCTACACCAAAAAAGTTGCGAATTGAATGCTCTGCTTGAATATCTCCATTGTTCCATCCGGGAATTGAATCAGCAATTGGGTCGGCGACTAATTCTACCAGCATACCATCAGGATCAAGGAAAGATAGATATGGATAACCAAAATGAACTGATGGACTGTTAAATGAAACAGCTAGTGCTGATAATCTATCAACCCAATAATCCAACGAATTAGCAGGTATACGAAATGAAATCTTTGAAATTTCTCCGATACCCCGTTTTCCTCGTCGTGCATCAGGAAACGGGAAAAATGTTAATATTGTACCGGGGGTTCCAGTTTCATCACCATAGTAAAAATGGTACACGTCAGGTGCGTCAAAGTTTACGGTTTTTTTTATAAATCGCAGACCAAGTATATGTGTATAAAAGTCGTAATTGGTTTGTGGATTTCCCGCCATCGCTGTTATGTGATGTATTCCTGTAATATTATTTTCCATCTGAGTTCCTTTCATCTAACCGCGGAGTTTATCTAATAAATCATTTAGCGTTTTTGTTTCTTGTTCACTAAGCTTGACTAAATTATTATCAAACTCTTCATTGTGCTCATCAATTTTTTTAAGTAGTGATAATCCCTCGGGAGTTATTTTAACTTCCACTCTTCTTCTATCTTCCATACAAATTTTTCTATCAACTAAACCTTTTGAAATTAGCCGGTCTACCAGTCGGGAAGCGTCGCTCATTTTATCAAGCATCCTTTCTTTTAGTAGATTAACCGATGCGGGATTTGGGTGCTGACCCCTCAATATTCTTAATATATTATATTGCGCTCCGGTTACTTTGTATTTTTTTAGCAGACTGTTTTGATATTCAATAAGCCAGCCGTGAGTAAAAATTATATTCACGGCAAGCTTATGATATTCATTTCTAAATTTTTTCTGTTGAATTTCGTCTTCTAATTTCATTATGATTTTTTAAGTTGAAGATCAATTTTAAGAGTGACTTCTTTACCAACAACTAATCCACCCGTTTCAACAGTATTATTCCACTTCAAGTTGTAATCAAATCTGTTGATCTCGCCCGAAATTTTAAAACCGGCTTTCGTATTTCCCCAAGGATCTTTAACCATACCATTAAAACGAACATCCAATTCAACTTGTTTTGTTACATCTCGGATTGTTAAATCTCCAACCAGTTTATAATTTTTATCATTTACCTTTTTCATCGATTTACTTTTAAAAGTCATTTGGGGAAATTTTTCGGCGTTAAAGAAATCATCTGAACGGAGGTGCTTGTCGCGACCCTCATTTTCGGTTGAAATGCTTGCGGTATTTATTGTGAAGTCAATTTTGGCCGTGGAAAAATCGTCGCCATTAGTAGTAATAGAACCACTATAATCTTTAAATAGCCCATCAACATCGGTAATAACAAGGTGAGAAACGCTAAATCCTACTTTGGAGTGTGATTTATCTAATTCCCATTTGGTCTGGGCAATTGAAACTGCTGTCATTAAAAGCAGTAAAGAAAAGATTTTTATTGTGCGCATTTTATGTCTCCTTTTGGTTTGGTTTTTGTGTTTTTAACTTTAATATATGTTGTAACATATATTATTATATAGAAAGTTCCCCAAAGCCAAAATATATTATCGATATTTTCCCAAAAGACCAATTTCAGGACACTGATTGCACTCAAACTGAAGGGTTATGTGATGAATTCCAAATTTATGGTGTAGTTGTTCTTCTATTTTTTTTCTCAGGATGTCGCTCTGACTAATCTGCATATCTTTAACATTTACATGAGCCTCAAGATGGATATCGTTATCCCCAACCATCCAAAGATGTATATGGTGAATATCATCAACCTCAGAAAATTTAACTACTTCCTGTTGAATATCATCTATAGATACATTTAATGGCGCACCCTCCATCAACACGTGAACAGCTTCTTTAAGAATGATATAGCTTTCTCTTATTATATATAAACCAATTACTATTGTTAATAGGGGATCGATCCAATTAATGTTCCAAACAGCAATTGCAATTGCTCCCATAATTATTGCAACGGAAGAAATTGAATCACTCAACAAGTGAAGGTAGGAGGAGCGGATGTTAATATTATTGGCGGCATCCTTTTTTAATAATAAGGTTCCAATTATGTTGGCAACAAGACCAACAACCGCAACAATGGTCATTGATTGATATTCAATTTCTACCGGATCATAAAAGCGAAGAAGTGCCAAATAAAAAAGATAAACATATATCACAATTAACACAGAGGCGTTAATTAACGCGGCTAAAATTTCCGCCCGTTTCAAACCGAAAGTATGTTTAAAGGAGGTTTCTTTACTTTTTAATTTAATTGCTATATAGGTTAGTACGACCGAAACGGCATCACTAAAATTATGAAGCGCATCAGTTATTAAAGATAAACTTCCCGAAATTATTCCCCCAATAATCTGAACTGCCGTAATAACAAGATTGAGCGCAATTGTTATAAACAGTCGCCCAGTTGTGGTATTTAATGAAATATTATGATGGTGATGTGAATGTTTCCCGCTCATTAATTCTTTATCTCTTTCAAATTTCATAAATTTGCCCATGTGTAGCAAAAATCTGAATAGGGAAGATGAAAAACAAATTTTATACTCAGTTTGATACAGAAAGACTAAAAAAAAATTCAAGGGATGATGATTACCGCACCCCATTTCAAATTGATAGGGATAGAATAATACATTCATCGGAATTCCGCAGGCTACAGGGGAAGACACAAGTTTTTCTCCCCGGTGAATATGATTTCTACAGAACTCGATTAACTCATTCAATTGAAGTTGCACAAATAGGAAGATCAATATCGACGTTTCTATATTCGAAGGAAAAAGAAATTCTAAATAAAGAATATTTTATTGATGAGGATCTGGTTGAATCTATTTGTCTTGCGCACGATTTGGGGCATCCGCCATTTGGGCATGCCGGAGAAAGAAAGTTAAATGAGTTAATGAAAAAATATGGAGGATTTGAGGGAAACGCTCAAACTCTTCGATTGATAGCTGATATTTTTTATAGAGAAAATGATCATCACCGTGGAATGAATCCCACAAGAGCATTTCTTGATGGTATTCTCAAATACAAAGCCACGTTTAGTGAATTTAAAAAGCCGGAAAATCATTTTATTTATGATGAACAAAAACAATATATAACTTTTGTGTTTAGCGGTTTGAAAATTCCCAAAATAATTTCACATCCCTCAAAAATTAATTCGTTTAGAAGTATTGAATGCCAAATAATGGATTGGGCAGATGATACGGCTTACGCTATTAATGACTTAGTAGATTCAATATCGGGCGGGTTCATCACAATTCCAAAACTAATTCAATGGAAAGAAGAAAAAGCAGAAACCGAGTTTCAAAAACATATCATTGATGAAATAATTGAATGGATTACGAAATCCGTATTTAAAAAGAAGTTTGGTGCCCAAATCGGATCATTTATAAGCGCTTGCGGTCTCCATGAAGAAAAAAACTTTATGAGCGGAATAACAAACAGATACAAATATTCTCTTACTATTAATGATGATGTATTGGAGAGAGCCAAAGTTTATAAAACTATTTCGGTGGATCTTGTTTTTAGATCATCACAGCTTCATCAAATTGAATACAAAGGAAACCTGATGATAGAGCAGTTATTCAATTTGTTTTTTACGAACTATATTAAATCCGCAAAAGGGATTAAGCTTTTACCCGACTTCAATGATCAAATATTAACTTCAGAAAAAACAACAAAAAGAAGAGCGCGGTTAATTTGCGATTATATTGCCGGCGCAACCGATGGCTACGCAATGCGACTGTACCGTCGAATGTTTGATCCCGACTACAGCTCAATATCTGATCTGGTATGAGTTAATAATGAATTATAATGTTCAAATAGATAGCGAACAGCGATATAACAGACTCCTCGAACATTTAACCGACTATATTTATACTGTAAAAGTATATGACGGTAAAGTCCTCGAAACGTATCATGGCCCCGGATGTATTTCGGTAACAGGATATAATTCGGAAGCATATCTAATTGATCCGGAATTGTGGTACAGAATGGTTCACGAGGATGATAAACCAAAAGTATTGCAATTATCAAAAGATGCGCTTTCAGGAATTAAAGTAGAACCGCTCGAACACAGGATTATTCATCGAGATGGCTCAACAAGATGGGTTAAAAATACAATTGTGCTTTCATTCAATGCTGAGGGATATCTCACCTCATATGATGGCCTTATAAAAGATATTACTGATTTAAAGTTAGCAGAGGAATTAAATGCCCTAAAGCAAAAGGAATTAATTCAGGCTGATAAAATGGTTGCGCTTGGAACTATGGTTAGCGGTATTGCGCACGAAATTAATAATCCCAATAATTTTATAATGCTTAATATTGTTTTTATACAGAAAGTATTAGCCGATATCGAACCAATACTTGATGAATACTTCAAAGATCAAGGGGATCTTTTAGTTGGGGGAATTCCATTTGAAAAAGCAAAAGAAAAAATAGCTCGCTCGCTTAAAGGCACCCTTGAAGGAGCTCAAAGAATTCAAAAAATTACAAGAAGTCTAACTGATTTTGCCCGTAAAGATCCCGGTGAATTAAATAACGATGTTGACATAATTGCCGTTACCGAAATATCAACTACAATTACAGAAAACCTTATAAAAAAATCCACAGATAACTTTAGAGTTATTTACGAAAAAGATTTACCTCTAATTAAGGGTAATAAACAACAGTTAGAACAGGTACTAATTAATCTTATAAATAATGCATGTCAATCCCTTTCCGATAAAAAGAAAAAAATTACAATAAGTATTTTTACGCATCCTGAAAAAAATAATTTAGTAATTCAAATTAGTGACGAAGGCGTTGGAATTGATGATGAGAATCTGAAATATATATTTGATCCCTTCTATACAACAAAACGAAATTCGGGTGGAACGGGACTAGGACTTTATATTTCATACAATATTATTAAAAGTCATGGCGGCGAGCTATCTATTAAAAGTGAAAAGGGAAAAGGAACCACATGCGAAATAATATTACCGTTAAAAAAATGAGGTAATCGTTATGGGAGGAGCTGTGTACCCCGAATATCCAGTTTTATTAGTTGATGATGAACAACAATTTATTTTTAGTGCTGAAACATCTCTGATAAGCAATGGAATCAATAATATAAACTATACAACCGACAGCAGGGAAGTAATAACAATTTTATCGCAGAATGAACACTCTTTAGTTGTGATGGATATGAACATGCCCCACATTACTGGAGCAGAATTATTGCCTCAAATAATCGAAAAATTTCCAGACATGCCCGTAATAATTCTTACTGCAGTTAACGATATTGAAAACGCGGTTAATTGTATAAAAGCAGGGGCATTTAATTACATTCTCAAACCCGTTGATGATAGTCGGTTGATCTCTACAATTAAAGGGGCAATTGATATTAAAAATATACGACAGGAAAATAAGCGCCTAAAAGATTATCTGCTGACCGATAAACTGCACAATCCCGAAGCATTCTCAACTATAATTACGAAAAGCGGTTCAATGCGCTCTATCTTTAAATACATTGAGGCAATAGAAAAATCACCTCTTCCGGTTCTTGTAACGGGAGAAACCGGAGTTGGTAAAGAATTAATTGCTCACGCTATTCATAAAACCAGTGGAAGAAGGGGAGAGCTTGTTTCATTGAATGTTGCCGGAGTTGACGATAATCTCTTTTCTGATACTTTGTTCGGACACAAAAAAGGAGCATATACCGGAGCCGATACCGATAGAAAAGGATTGATTGAACAGGCTGAAAAGGGAACTCTATTTTTAGATGAGATAGGTGATTTGGCTATCGAATCTCAAGTCAAATTATTGAGACTAATTCAGGATGGCAAGTATTATCCACTTGGTTCCGATTTGGCAAAATTAGCTGATGTGCGTATTGTATGCGCGACCAATGTTGATATAAATTTTATGAAAGAGAGCAGAAGTTTTAGAAAGGATCTCTATTACCGACTTCAAACTCATCATATACATATACCACCATTACGTGAAAGAAAAAAAGATATCTCATTATTAATAAATCATTTTATAGAAAAAGCTGCCGCACAGCTACAGAAACCAAAGCCGACTGTACCTAAAGAACTATATACTCTTCTTTCGACATATAACTTTCCGGGAAATATTCGAGAATTAGAGGGAATTATTTTTGATGCGGTTAGTGTTCATTCTTCCGGGATTATGTCTCTTGATCAAATTAAAGAGAAAATTTTTTATAAAAATAGAAACCGGGACCTTTTTTCTGATTCTGAATTGGGGGAGGAATTAATTTCATTTTCAGAAAATCTGCCCACGCTAAAGGAAATTGAAGAAGCTCTAATAAAGGAAGCATTAAATCGCGCGGATGGAAATCAAACAATTGCTGCGGAATTATTGGGAATTAGCAGGAGAGCTCTGAACAACAGACTCCATAGAAAAAAAGATGAAGTTGAATGAGCAATGTAAGTTTTAAATTGAGAGATGATACAAGAGTATAAAATATATTTTTGAAAGAAAGCAACATTATAAGCATGTCCCAATTCTCAAAAGTGTAACAACTACACCCAAAACCGCCACAATACTTCACAAACTTAAGATATATGAGAATTTTTGTGGCACCCCAATTTTAATGTTAATAATCAAATCGTTCTATTTTCAAACAAAATGAAGTTGGCACTTCATTTGTTTAATATGAGACGATCATAATAACAAACAGAAAGGTGATGGTTATGAAATTGAACAAATTATTTATATTAAGCGTGATGTTGATAACATTGGTTAGCGTAAACATCTACGCATTAAACCCAGAAAGAGTGACTTCTCTCAACAAGAATTTTGGCAGCAATATAGTTGCTTCCTTGAATAGCGAAAATAAGGGAGTTGTTGAAGCTTCTATCTTAATTTTAATGAGCGCTAAAAAATATTATCCTGAACTAAATTTAACAAAAGCAGTAAATAAAATTTCGGAACTATCTCAAGAATCAAAAAACTTAACCATACGTTATAAAGCTCAACTAGCTTTAATGTATGTTAATTTTCCAGAACTGTTTTCGGATTTGGACTTCAGAGATAATGAAAACCCGGATAAGTATTACTTATTAATAAACGAAAGATTGGTAAAAAACTCATTGGCCTCCTATTAATGAGTTAGGCCCTGCTTGCCCCGAAGCAGGGCTTTTCTTTTTTTAACACAATCCAAATTAATTCCCTCTTGTCTAATAGCACAACTTCTTTATTTTTAGGTTAATAATTTTTTGAGGAAGTTTATGAACATAAGCAAGAAACTGACCTGTTTGTTAGCAGTATTATTCTTTTCTTTTACCGCCAATATTGCACAAGATTTAACCTCCGCGGAGTATTCCAAATTATTCAGAACCCCTGATCCCCAAGAAAGGATTGACCTTTTAAATAAGTTTAGAGCTGATTATCCAACAAGTTCATTTTTTTCGAACTCATTATCTCAAACGTTTAGCGCATATGTTCAACTTGGAAATGCCGACTCTGCTTTAATTTATGCACACAAATATATTTTAACTGTACCGGAAGTTTCGAAAGAAGCGCCCTACTCAAATTTTGCATTCCAGTTGGCCGAAAAGGGGATTGCTTTAGATAGCGCCGAATCATTCGTGAACAGAGCGGTTCAGCTTGCCAGAAAGAATAATTCAAGAAGGCTCAATGCTATTTTAAATACACAAGCTTCCGTTCTTTTCAAACGGGGAAAAGTTAAAGAGGCTGTAACTGTTCAAGAGGAAGCCCTTGCCGGGAATGATTCAAATCCCGAATATTTGATGAATTATGGCATCTATCTTTTTGAATTGGGGAATAAAGAGGAAGCGGTTAAAAATATGGGGTTCTCTGCTCTTTTTGGTAGAAATCCAAAATCAATAGAATATTTAAATAACTGGCTTACAGATCAAAACGAGCGAACAAAAGTTGCAGATCAAACAGCAAATAATTTCTTTGCCGCCGGAGAAACGCCGGTAATGAAATCAATAGCCGCTGCTTTTTTTGCTTCATTAAAAGTAAATCTTGATAAAGCTCTCAAACTAGCCAGTGAAGCATCTTCGGTGTTAAATGATGAATCATCTGCCGATGAAATAGTAATGATAAAGCAAAATCTTGCGCTGGTATATTTTGCTAAGGATAAATTCAACGAATCGCTAGAAGAACTAAAAAAAGCCGAAAAATTTACCGCCCCCTTCAATTCAGATTTCTATCTGCTAAAAGGAAAAATTTATCAAAAAATGAATAATGATGAGGAAGCGCTGAAATCATATTTAACAGGAAATTTATTTGGTGGTAATTTTGAGGTTGCTGAAGCAATCAAAACAATTTCACAAAAATTAAATTTAACCCAAGTTCAATTAGATGAAAAATCAGAGGCAATTAAAACTGAATTTAGAAATTTTGAATTTGAGGGACACTTTAAAACCGAGAGCAAAAAAGTAGTTGTTGCGGAATTATTTACAGGAGCGGAATGTCCTCCATGTGTTGCCGCTGATGAAGCTTTCGATAAACTCGCCGAGCATTACTCAAAGGAAAATTTATTAATTCTTGAGTATCATCTTCATATTCCGGGGCCCGATCCAATGACTAACCCAGATACATTTAGTAAATATCAATTTTACGGAGCAAATTTTGGAACGCCAACCGTATTTATTGAGGGAGTAGAAAAACTTGTCGGGGGCGGTCCCGATTTTGTGGCTTCGAGCAGAGCAAATATTTATCAGCATTCAATTAATAAATATTACAAGGAAAATCCCAAACTTCAAATTTCTGGAAAGACAACCACAAAAGAGGATATAATAAACATAGACGTAACACTTAAATCAGAAAATCAAATTGAAAATAGCATTGTGCAGATTGCTTTGTTGGAAAAATCGGTTGATTATACCGGAGCTAACGGAGTAAGCAAACATATTTATGTGGTTCGCAGTTTAATTAATGGTGCTGAGGGAGTGTTGTTAAATTTAGAGAAAGGAAGCCAAACAATCAGTCAAATAATAGATGTTTATGAGATTGAAAGAAGAATTAAGGAATATCTTGATAATCCGGAAAATCATCCTTCGTGGAGAAAGGGAACTAAATTTACGGGATGGAGAGCACGCCCTGATAATATTAACCGCACAAATTTGGGTATTGCTGTATATGTCCAAGATGTAACTTCTAAAAAAATTATACAGGCAAAGTATTTTGATATTAAATAAGAGAAATAATTAAAATGAAATACAGATCTAAATTAATAATTGTAGTTGGGTTTCTCTTGATTACCCGATATGTGAGCGCCCAGATGCTCTCTTCAAAAGATGTATTAGATATCAGCGCAGAATTAATTAATACAGATCCGGTAGTAATTGAGTTGAAACTTGATATTAAAGAGAGATGGCATATAAATTCTAATAAACCCCTTGATGAGTTTTTAACACCGACATTTGTATCAATTAAAGATAGCACGCTTTTTTCGGAAGTAACTATTGAATACCCCGCCCCCGATATTTTAAAGTTAGAATTTTCTGAAACAGAACTTGCTCTTTTTCATGATATAACAGTAATTAAAATAATATTGAGTCCTAAAGGGAATTTTAATAAGAATAATTTTACTATTGAGGGTGAAGTTTCTTATCAGCCATGTAACGATCAAACATGTCTTTTTCCTACAAAGAAAAACTTTTCTGTTACTTATAAAAAAGAGGTTGAGGAGTAGATAATTTGCTTACTGTCGTGGAGTGGTCCTCGACAGTAAGGAATTTTGTTTGATTTTAAACTGAGTTTCTTCATTTTGCAAATAGATTTGTCCACGTTATTCAATTAGCTTTTAGTCGGCGATTTAATATTAATTATAGATAGATTATATATTTACAAAATGAAGAATCGGTTGGTTTATTTTATCAATTCTATTCTTATTCTAATCTGTTTATTTGGAATTTATCAGGTTTATGAAAAGGCGGGGATTCCTGTAAAATTCAAAGATAATAAACTAATAATCGAACAAATTTTCTCGAGCAACTCAACTCTTCAGAGAAGTGACAGCATAGTCTCGGTTAATAATTATCCAATTAATTCTCAAGAAGAATTGGAATTTATTCTCGATTCAAAATCGAAAAAGGATAGCGTTCTATTAACTATTAAAAGAAACTATCGTTTAATAAGTTTAACAGAGGGACTGGTTCAATTCTATTCAACAATCTATCTTGTGATGCAGCTTTTTGCATCGCTAGTATTTATTTCACTAGCGTTATTTGTTTATGTAAAAAGAAAAGAAGATCCTGGCGCCCAAATGTTCAATTGGATTTTTATGTTTTCCTCAATTATCATTTGCACTACTTGGGGAAGATATACAATTGACCCGCACGGAGTAGGACATTTTATTAGGAGTGTGTTCGGATTATCTTATTCTCTTACCGGAGTGATGTTTTTACACTTTACACTAATATTTCCATCCAAAAAAAATAGATGGAATCGCGGGCTTCCTTATTTATACGCGGCGGCAATTATATTGACTTTAATCAGCGCGACCTA
Coding sequences:
- a CDS encoding sigma-54-dependent Fis family transcriptional regulator, which codes for MGGAVYPEYPVLLVDDEQQFIFSAETSLISNGINNINYTTDSREVITILSQNEHSLVVMDMNMPHITGAELLPQIIEKFPDMPVIILTAVNDIENAVNCIKAGAFNYILKPVDDSRLISTIKGAIDIKNIRQENKRLKDYLLTDKLHNPEAFSTIITKSGSMRSIFKYIEAIEKSPLPVLVTGETGVGKELIAHAIHKTSGRRGELVSLNVAGVDDNLFSDTLFGHKKGAYTGADTDRKGLIEQAEKGTLFLDEIGDLAIESQVKLLRLIQDGKYYPLGSDLAKLADVRIVCATNVDINFMKESRSFRKDLYYRLQTHHIHIPPLRERKKDISLLINHFIEKAAAQLQKPKPTVPKELYTLLSTYNFPGNIRELEGIIFDAVSVHSSGIMSLDQIKEKIFYKNRNRDLFSDSELGEELISFSENLPTLKEIEEALIKEALNRADGNQTIAAELLGISRRALNNRLHRKKDEVE